In Methanonatronarchaeum sp. AMET-Sl, one genomic interval encodes:
- a CDS encoding cobalt-factor II C(20)-methyltransferase has translation MLIGISLGPGDPELLTIKAEKTLKNADKVYVPGERAKKLVEKYCEPTTLKFPMTSDTEVLEKYWNKHVEEIAPIAQEKTVAFAVLGDVNFFSTFGHIKRIIEQKHPDIEIQTIPGVSAITATASKMNLFIDTSFKVTDGSQQQTKIIMKATELEKQIEELKKQGYNEFILGKELYTEKEEITTDIPEESPYFSILLARKNQNKTKNP, from the coding sequence ATGTTAATAGGAATAAGCCTCGGACCAGGAGACCCTGAACTACTCACAATAAAAGCAGAAAAAACCCTAAAAAACGCCGACAAAGTCTACGTACCCGGAGAAAGAGCAAAAAAACTCGTAGAAAAATACTGCGAACCAACAACACTCAAATTCCCAATGACCTCAGACACAGAAGTACTAGAAAAATACTGGAACAAACACGTAGAAGAAATCGCTCCAATAGCCCAAGAAAAAACAGTAGCATTCGCAGTACTCGGAGACGTAAACTTCTTCTCAACATTTGGCCACATAAAAAGAATAATCGAACAAAAACACCCCGACATAGAGATACAGACAATCCCCGGAGTAAGCGCAATAACAGCAACAGCATCAAAAATGAACCTATTCATAGACACATCATTCAAAGTCACAGACGGAAGCCAACAACAAACAAAAATCATAATGAAAGCCACAGAACTCGAAAAACAAATCGAAGAACTCAAAAAACAAGGATACAACGAATTCATACTAGGAAAAGAACTCTACACCGAAAAAGAAGAAATAACAACCGATATACCAGAAGAAAGCCCCTACTTCTCAATACTACTAGCCAGAAAAAACCAAAACAAAACAAAAAACCCATAA